A region of Chlamydia crocodili DNA encodes the following proteins:
- a CDS encoding HDIG domain-containing metalloprotein, translating to MIKQMEDRRQTYRSCTTAEIDRPWSRYLLYFGITGIFGLTLFSFIYLRVLHIPVYKEGDIAQVSLSSPIDFSISWNVHAFYSKTAEVPEVFGKVYRISENTCFEEPEEEETRRWLKKTQDFLGAVGFIDNSTETCLQDLHLRPSALKERDRLLGIHVGTDSREVIHQCVAHVDNFLRSENCPASCRLHIIDNLKEKTLGIAVDKEKSGYVKGDLLGTRRLEHFPKGSSIIRQYQRISARDAKILRCLRHQLVSSTTLFSYRGALGVLLLVVVILIWGYRSLVTFCPELLMSPKRFMLYIAIFSLSLIGVKITETLCALGSQSWEIYLSYPLILPFTAILLGHLVGIPLAGASCTFLGVLYTLESDIWNNSWFLAMNLLSSWRILFTLSRVTRLSSLFWCCMKLWWVSTAILTGFRLFFGAASITAFRADCLGSFVYSLITALGVGALIPVFESSFGACTHNHLLAYLDSDYPLLKRLFEQAPGTYQHSVLVGILAESAANAIHADGLFCRVVAQYHDIGKLINPGFFLENHQMLGTSKSSLSPIESAKMIMRHIPEGVELARKAGLPDSFIRVIEEHHGTSVILSPYHRHLQNNPNTGASDEELFRYPGRKPSSKESTIIMIADSFEAAARSLEGTSMVALRDLVDKIVSGKMHDGQFADSPITLDELTTICETMVKTLYSALHSRAKYPEMALKPCV from the coding sequence ATGATCAAGCAAATGGAAGACCGTAGGCAAACTTACCGTAGCTGTACTACTGCTGAAATAGATCGGCCGTGGTCTAGGTATCTTTTATATTTTGGTATTACGGGTATTTTTGGTTTAACGTTATTTTCTTTTATCTATCTTAGAGTTCTTCATATTCCTGTATATAAGGAGGGGGATATTGCTCAGGTATCTCTGAGTTCTCCTATCGATTTTTCCATAAGTTGGAACGTGCATGCATTTTATAGTAAGACTGCTGAAGTTCCTGAAGTATTTGGAAAGGTCTATCGTATTTCTGAAAACACTTGTTTTGAAGAACCCGAAGAAGAAGAAACACGGCGGTGGCTAAAAAAAACTCAGGATTTTCTTGGTGCTGTGGGATTTATAGATAATTCTACCGAAACCTGTCTCCAAGATCTTCATTTACGTCCCTCAGCTCTGAAAGAAAGAGATCGTTTGCTGGGAATTCATGTAGGTACTGATTCTAGAGAAGTTATACATCAATGTGTTGCACACGTAGATAACTTCTTAAGATCTGAAAATTGTCCGGCATCTTGTAGATTGCATATTATAGATAATCTAAAAGAGAAGACTTTAGGTATCGCTGTTGATAAGGAAAAATCCGGCTACGTTAAAGGAGATTTACTTGGAACACGAAGATTAGAACATTTTCCAAAAGGAAGTTCTATTATAAGGCAGTATCAAAGAATTAGTGCGAGAGATGCGAAAATCCTTCGTTGCTTACGTCACCAACTTGTCTCCTCAACAACGCTATTTTCTTACCGCGGAGCTTTGGGAGTTCTTCTTTTAGTGGTAGTTATTTTAATTTGGGGTTACCGTTCGTTGGTAACGTTTTGTCCTGAGTTATTGATGTCGCCAAAACGTTTTATGCTCTATATTGCTATCTTTTCCCTGTCATTGATCGGGGTAAAAATTACCGAGACTCTTTGTGCATTAGGCTCACAAAGTTGGGAGATTTATCTTTCCTACCCCTTGATTCTTCCTTTTACAGCTATTCTCCTTGGTCATCTTGTAGGCATTCCTCTTGCAGGAGCTTCTTGTACATTTTTAGGGGTTCTCTATACTTTAGAATCAGATATTTGGAATAATAGTTGGTTCCTCGCTATGAACCTATTAAGTTCATGGAGGATTTTATTCACATTGAGCCGAGTAACGCGTCTATCTTCGCTGTTTTGGTGTTGTATGAAGTTGTGGTGGGTATCTACAGCAATTTTAACAGGATTCCGTTTGTTCTTCGGTGCCGCATCTATAACAGCTTTCCGCGCTGATTGTTTAGGAAGCTTTGTTTATAGCTTGATTACTGCTTTAGGTGTTGGAGCCTTGATTCCTGTATTTGAATCTTCTTTTGGCGCTTGTACTCATAATCATTTATTGGCGTATTTAGACTCTGACTATCCTTTATTAAAGAGACTCTTCGAACAGGCTCCTGGGACTTACCAGCATTCAGTTTTAGTGGGTATTCTTGCAGAATCCGCAGCTAATGCTATTCATGCTGATGGGCTTTTCTGTCGTGTGGTGGCGCAATATCATGATATCGGTAAGTTGATTAATCCGGGATTCTTCCTTGAAAATCATCAGATGCTTGGTACATCAAAAAGCAGTCTCTCTCCGATAGAGAGTGCAAAAATGATTATGCGGCATATTCCTGAAGGAGTAGAGCTAGCAAGAAAAGCGGGTCTTCCTGATTCTTTTATTCGTGTTATTGAAGAACATCACGGCACATCAGTCATTCTTTCTCCTTATCATCGTCATTTACAAAATAATCCTAATACAGGGGCTTCAGACGAGGAACTTTTCCGTTATCCAGGAAGAAAACCTTCCTCTAAAGAATCTACAATTATTATGATAGCAGATTCATTTGAAGCAGCAGCGCGTTCTTTAGAGGGGACAAGCATGGTAGCTTTACGGGATCTTGTAGATAAGATTGTGTCTGGAAAAATGCATGACGGACAATTTGCAGATTCTCCTATAACTTTAGACGAGCTTACGACCATCTGTGAAACTATGGTCAAAACACTCTATAGTGCTTTGCATTCTCGTGCAAAGTATCCTGAAATGGCTTTAAAGCCTTGTGTCTAA
- a CDS encoding YbaB/EbfC family nucleoid-associated protein encodes MGSGYAKKKKEAKIMEQQFLEMEASLEQKRYEGQAGNGLVSVVINGKCDIVSVKVQPTCLDPEEPEVIEDLFRSAFKEAKEAMDKEMSIMRAGMPF; translated from the coding sequence ATGGGCAGTGGATATGCTAAAAAGAAAAAAGAAGCAAAAATCATGGAGCAGCAATTCCTAGAAATGGAAGCTTCTCTAGAACAAAAACGCTACGAAGGACAAGCAGGTAATGGGCTCGTTTCCGTAGTGATCAATGGCAAATGTGATATTGTTTCTGTAAAAGTACAGCCCACATGCCTTGATCCCGAAGAACCTGAAGTTATAGAAGACCTATTCCGTTCAGCATTTAAAGAGGCCAAAGAAGCTATGGATAAAGAAATGTCTATAATGCGCGCAGGGATGCCTTTCTAA
- the dnaX gene encoding DNA polymerase III subunit gamma/tau, whose product MTSTTYQVSSRKYRPQTFSEILGQDAVVTVLKNALQFQRVAHAYLFSGIRGTGKTTLARIFAKALNCIEPTSNNEPCNHCCVCKEISSGTSLDVIEVDGASHRGIEDIRQINEAVLFTPAKSQYKIYIIDEVHMLTKEAFNSLLKTLEEPPSHVKFFLATTEHFKIPGTILSRCQKMYLKRIPETMIVDKLVSISQENSIETSREALLPIARAAQGSLRDAESLYDYVIGLFPKSLSQEAVSDALGVVSQDTLCTLAECIRTQKYAEAVLPVTTAINSGVAPITFLHDLTIFYRDVLLNKDQVNSPLSTTAMHYSSECLLEIIDFLGEAAKHLQQTIFEKTFLETVIIHLIRICQRPSLETLFSQLKTSTFDTPRNISQQQEFPKPIIQPEKHYEEQSFLSPSSKSPIHKEPSYQKEASPSLAGSATIDTLLQFAVVEFSGILTKE is encoded by the coding sequence ATGACATCTACAACATATCAAGTTTCTTCTAGAAAGTACCGTCCCCAAACATTTTCCGAAATTCTCGGACAAGATGCTGTAGTTACTGTTTTAAAAAATGCTCTACAATTTCAACGTGTAGCCCATGCTTATTTATTTTCAGGAATTCGCGGAACTGGAAAAACGACCTTAGCCAGAATTTTTGCTAAAGCATTGAATTGTATAGAACCAACTTCTAATAACGAACCTTGCAATCACTGTTGTGTTTGCAAAGAGATTTCTTCAGGAACCTCCCTAGATGTTATAGAAGTTGATGGTGCTTCCCACAGGGGCATCGAAGATATTCGTCAGATCAATGAAGCGGTCCTCTTCACCCCAGCGAAATCACAATATAAAATCTATATTATCGATGAAGTGCATATGCTGACAAAAGAAGCTTTTAATTCTCTGTTGAAGACTTTAGAGGAACCTCCTAGTCATGTAAAATTCTTCTTAGCCACTACAGAACACTTTAAAATTCCTGGAACGATTTTAAGCCGTTGTCAAAAAATGTACTTAAAAAGAATTCCCGAGACAATGATTGTGGATAAGTTAGTATCCATATCTCAAGAAAACTCTATAGAGACTTCTCGGGAAGCTCTTCTTCCTATTGCCAGGGCAGCTCAAGGCAGCCTACGCGATGCAGAATCTCTTTATGATTATGTCATAGGGCTATTTCCTAAATCCTTATCTCAAGAAGCTGTATCTGATGCTTTAGGCGTAGTCTCTCAGGACACTCTATGCACTTTGGCGGAATGTATTCGCACACAAAAATATGCCGAAGCTGTACTGCCAGTGACTACCGCAATAAATTCTGGAGTAGCGCCAATAACCTTTCTTCATGATCTCACTATTTTCTATCGCGATGTGCTTCTCAATAAAGATCAGGTAAATTCCCCTCTATCAACAACAGCGATGCATTATTCTAGTGAATGTTTACTAGAAATCATTGACTTTCTCGGAGAGGCAGCGAAACATCTACAACAAACTATCTTCGAGAAAACATTTTTAGAGACTGTAATTATTCATTTAATTCGGATATGCCAACGTCCTTCTTTAGAAACTCTGTTTTCGCAACTTAAAACATCAACTTTTGACACCCCTAGAAATATCTCCCAACAGCAAGAATTTCCTAAACCCATTATACAACCCGAAAAGCACTATGAAGAACAAAGCTTCTTATCTCCATCTTCAAAATCTCCTATTCATAAAGAACCTTCCTATCAAAAAGAGGCTTCCCCTTCTTTAGCAGGATCAGCTACTATAGATACGCTTTTACAATTTGCTGTTGTTGAGTTTTCAGGAATTTTAACTAAGGAGTAA
- a CDS encoding ComEC/Rec2 family competence protein has translation MLKRFETFSFSVLIQTFYSLWIQLIHSCRYFQQQHPLLICALYWLTGTLARPYPVCGIFLLLALSLFIPKQQRKQQLFIGICWIIPLITLSASSSIHKGQSSGSFIIKSGRENRYFGEAVHLQYPCGKKYHHIPCVILIDAHLELNKKYYIQGTTLDHTSQIVFKSNGCYEEIQPTKIAFIQNKLRESCHKRILHLFSPEESGKFASSLLLGTPLPKHLKEIFKNKGLAHLFAISGWHFSLFASSLFLIFGIFSSKIKYLLTFIALSGLTLLFPWSPSVWRSWISLALICFSPFSSGYCSSLNRLGIGCILCSLVFSPLSPAFALSFLATLGILLFFPHLFRFFYTPWKEIAPEYLLPFIRYFWGALSIALASQIFLFFPIVNFFGYFPLEGLIYNLFFPLLILPIFSLILLSLILPFVAPVTKFCISWIISHPLLHSHNFLTSLSPVPVSPEKLTLILILLFFLGVSLEKTKTVGNLFPTNSISEL, from the coding sequence ATGCTAAAACGTTTTGAAACTTTTTCATTCTCTGTCCTTATTCAAACTTTTTATTCCTTATGGATACAGCTAATTCATTCTTGTCGATACTTTCAACAACAACATCCTCTATTAATCTGCGCTCTCTATTGGCTAACAGGGACTCTAGCGCGTCCCTATCCTGTATGTGGGATATTCCTACTTCTAGCTCTTTCTCTTTTTATTCCAAAACAACAACGCAAACAACAACTCTTTATAGGAATTTGTTGGATTATACCTCTGATAACTCTATCAGCATCTTCTTCTATTCATAAAGGGCAATCATCGGGAAGCTTTATCATTAAGTCTGGAAGAGAAAATAGATATTTTGGAGAAGCTGTTCACCTACAATATCCCTGTGGAAAAAAATACCATCATATTCCTTGTGTTATTCTTATAGACGCACATTTAGAACTAAATAAAAAATACTACATCCAAGGAACGACGCTAGATCATACATCTCAAATTGTTTTTAAGTCTAATGGTTGCTATGAAGAAATACAGCCAACAAAAATAGCATTTATTCAAAATAAATTACGAGAATCATGTCATAAACGCATTTTACATCTATTTTCTCCTGAGGAATCAGGAAAATTTGCCTCTAGCCTTCTTCTTGGCACTCCCTTACCAAAACATTTAAAAGAAATTTTTAAAAATAAAGGACTAGCTCATTTATTTGCTATTTCTGGATGGCATTTTTCCTTATTTGCCTCATCTCTGTTTCTTATTTTCGGTATATTCTCATCAAAAATAAAATATTTACTTACTTTTATTGCTCTTTCGGGACTAACTCTTCTATTTCCCTGGTCTCCTTCGGTATGGAGATCATGGATTTCCCTAGCGCTCATTTGTTTTTCTCCATTTTCTTCAGGATACTGCTCTAGTCTAAATCGTTTAGGAATCGGATGTATTTTGTGTTCTTTAGTATTTTCTCCCCTATCTCCAGCTTTTGCCCTAAGTTTTTTAGCTACTTTGGGTATTTTACTTTTCTTCCCTCATCTATTTCGTTTTTTTTATACACCTTGGAAAGAAATAGCTCCTGAGTATTTGCTTCCCTTTATTCGCTATTTCTGGGGAGCCCTATCTATAGCACTAGCCTCGCAGATCTTTCTCTTTTTCCCTATAGTGAACTTCTTTGGGTATTTTCCATTGGAGGGTCTAATCTATAATCTCTTTTTCCCCTTGCTTATCCTTCCAATTTTCTCTCTAATTCTTTTATCTTTGATTCTTCCATTTGTAGCTCCTGTAACAAAATTTTGTATTTCGTGGATCATTTCACATCCTCTTCTTCATAGTCATAATTTTCTGACATCCCTATCCCCCGTTCCTGTGTCTCCAGAAAAACTTACCCTGATTCTCATTCTTCTATTTTTTCTTGGAGTTAGCCTAGAAAAAACAAAAACAGTAGGAAATCTCTTCCCAACCAACTCTATTTCTGAATTATAG
- the rnc gene encoding ribonuclease III: MNNLINIKEVEAKLNFTFTQPKLLVTALTHPSYRNETVTITEDSERLEFLGDAVLCLIVTEHLFLLFPSMDEGTLSTARAALINAVSCCQYTDALGLGEYLLIGKGERIQNERGRTSAYANLFEAILGAVYLDGGLAPARQITVPLLPSKKDILPLMLGNPKNRLQQLTQKQLRMLPVYQCTPWTSQQGAPGYHIRVIVNDEVWGEGFALSKKEAEKLAAQEALDAHDYEDKNTMDL; encoded by the coding sequence ATGAATAATCTGATCAACATTAAAGAAGTTGAAGCTAAATTAAATTTTACATTTACTCAACCGAAACTCTTAGTTACTGCTCTCACACATCCTTCTTATAGGAATGAGACTGTGACTATTACCGAAGATAGCGAGCGTTTGGAATTCTTAGGAGACGCCGTGTTATGCTTAATCGTAACCGAACACTTATTCCTATTATTTCCTTCTATGGATGAGGGCACATTGTCCACAGCACGTGCAGCTTTGATAAATGCAGTTTCTTGCTGCCAATATACTGACGCATTAGGATTAGGAGAATACTTACTTATAGGTAAAGGGGAAAGAATTCAAAATGAGCGAGGCAGAACCTCAGCCTATGCCAATTTATTTGAGGCTATTTTAGGAGCTGTTTATCTAGATGGGGGCTTAGCTCCAGCAAGACAAATTACGGTACCTTTGTTGCCTTCAAAAAAGGATATCCTTCCCCTTATGCTTGGAAATCCAAAAAACCGTCTACAACAGCTCACACAAAAACAATTGCGTATGTTACCTGTATACCAATGCACCCCGTGGACATCCCAACAAGGCGCTCCGGGTTACCATATTCGGGTAATAGTCAATGATGAAGTTTGGGGAGAAGGATTTGCCTTATCAAAAAAAGAAGCCGAGAAACTAGCGGCTCAAGAAGCTTTAGATGCCCATGACTACGAAGATAAAAACACAATGGACTTGTAA
- a CDS encoding hydroxymethylbilane synthase, whose amino-acid sequence MLSDCYTDPFLSDFCVGRRPLRIASRKSTLAQAQVHECVRLLRSWFPKLWIQIQTVNTRGDKDKTTPLRLVENSQFFTDAVDKLVLRGNCHLAVHSAKDLPDPSITSVVAITKGLDPSDLLVYSERYLWKRFPKHPRLGSSSLRRGEMLKTLFPKGQILDIRGTIEDRLEQLESGKYDAIVVAKAAIIRLHLNLPYTKVLPPPYHPLQGRLSITAAKNIEAWKKLLLPLNTSNIVQDKHLVSV is encoded by the coding sequence ATGCTATCCGACTGCTACACTGATCCTTTTCTTTCTGATTTTTGCGTGGGACGACGTCCTTTACGTATAGCTTCTCGAAAATCTACCTTGGCACAAGCTCAGGTACACGAATGCGTTCGTCTTCTTCGTTCATGGTTTCCTAAACTTTGGATTCAGATACAAACAGTAAATACTCGTGGAGATAAAGACAAGACTACTCCTCTGCGTCTCGTAGAAAATTCACAATTTTTTACGGATGCTGTGGATAAGCTTGTTCTCCGAGGTAACTGCCATCTTGCCGTGCATTCCGCTAAAGACCTACCCGATCCATCCATCACCTCTGTTGTAGCAATAACAAAAGGTTTAGACCCTTCGGACCTTTTAGTGTATAGTGAACGTTATCTTTGGAAACGCTTTCCCAAACATCCTAGACTCGGGAGTTCTTCTTTGCGTCGGGGAGAAATGCTAAAAACTTTATTTCCTAAAGGACAGATTCTAGACATTCGAGGTACAATAGAAGATAGACTCGAGCAGCTTGAAAGCGGAAAATATGACGCTATCGTTGTTGCTAAAGCTGCTATTATTAGACTACATCTAAATTTACCTTATACTAAAGTGCTTCCTCCTCCTTACCACCCTCTTCAAGGACGTCTAAGCATTACTGCAGCAAAAAATATCGAAGCCTGGAAAAAACTTTTACTCCCATTAAATACCTCGAATATTGTTCAAGACAAACACTTAGTCTCTGTTTAA
- the radA gene encoding DNA repair protein RadA produces the protein MTTKIKTQWTCNECGTNTPKWLGQCPGCLQWNTFSEEFVSPSQNGRRSRSQATAVSLNTVELREEERLCIGEPGWDRILGGGAVRGSLTLLGGDPGIGKSTLLLQTSAKFANQGLKVLYVCGEESVTQTSLRARRLEISNANIYLFPETNLDDIKQQIATLNPDILIVDSIQIIFNPALHSSPGSVAQVREVTSELMHIAKQSQITTFVIGHVTKSGEIAGPRVLEHLVDTVLYFEGNSHANYRMIRSVKNRFGPTNELLILSMHTDGLKEVTNPSGLFLQKKITETTGSVIIPIIEGSETFLIEMQALASSSPFANPIRKTSGFDQNRFLLLLAVLEKRAQIKFHTADVFLSIAGGLKITEPAADLGAGLAVVSSLYNRLSPQNYTFTGEIGLGGEIRHVTHLERRLKESRLMGFEGAVIPEGQIPGLSSEIKDYLDIRGVKNIKDAIRLLH, from the coding sequence ATGACTACGAAGATAAAAACACAATGGACTTGTAATGAATGCGGAACCAATACACCAAAATGGTTAGGTCAATGTCCAGGATGCCTACAATGGAATACATTTAGTGAAGAATTCGTCTCCCCTTCTCAAAATGGAAGACGTTCTCGATCGCAAGCAACTGCAGTATCTTTAAATACTGTAGAGCTTCGCGAAGAAGAACGTTTATGCATAGGAGAACCCGGATGGGATCGGATTCTGGGTGGTGGTGCCGTTCGTGGTAGTCTTACTCTATTAGGTGGTGATCCAGGAATTGGAAAATCTACCTTACTTTTACAAACATCAGCAAAATTTGCTAATCAAGGTCTTAAAGTTCTCTATGTTTGTGGAGAGGAATCTGTAACGCAAACCTCTTTAAGAGCACGACGTTTAGAAATTTCTAATGCAAACATCTATCTATTCCCCGAAACAAATCTTGATGATATTAAACAACAAATAGCAACACTCAACCCTGATATTTTAATTGTTGACTCTATCCAGATCATATTTAATCCTGCACTGCATTCTTCTCCAGGATCTGTAGCTCAAGTACGAGAAGTGACTTCTGAGCTGATGCATATTGCCAAACAATCACAAATCACAACTTTTGTTATAGGTCATGTAACAAAATCTGGAGAAATTGCTGGTCCTAGAGTCTTAGAACACCTTGTAGATACTGTTTTATACTTTGAAGGTAATTCACATGCCAATTACCGCATGATACGCTCTGTGAAAAACCGTTTTGGTCCTACGAATGAATTGCTTATTTTATCTATGCATACTGATGGATTAAAAGAAGTTACCAATCCTTCTGGCCTCTTTCTACAAAAAAAAATTACAGAAACCACAGGTTCCGTAATTATTCCTATTATCGAAGGATCTGAAACCTTTCTTATCGAAATGCAAGCCTTGGCATCGTCTTCTCCATTTGCAAATCCGATTAGAAAAACCTCAGGATTTGATCAGAATCGATTTTTACTACTCTTAGCTGTTCTAGAAAAGCGCGCTCAAATAAAATTCCATACCGCTGATGTTTTTCTATCCATAGCTGGAGGATTAAAAATCACAGAGCCTGCTGCAGATTTAGGGGCAGGACTCGCAGTAGTGTCATCGCTCTATAATCGCCTTTCTCCTCAAAACTATACATTTACTGGAGAAATAGGTCTAGGGGGTGAAATTCGTCACGTTACTCATCTAGAAAGACGCCTTAAAGAAAGTAGGCTCATGGGTTTTGAAGGCGCTGTAATTCCGGAAGGACAAATTCCGGGATTATCTTCTGAAATTAAAGATTATTTAGATATTCGAGGGGTGAAAAATATAAAAGATGCTATCCGACTGCTACACTGA
- a CDS encoding DUF5070 domain-containing protein, whose translation MRIVLHLEHLRHFQNQGSILFEDLVSADDCFALETKLRQFVESVSKNTLDARWRDNIFRTLPEVLALVKKRHLDIFAANLVHRPRLLLVSDFWVFPEDSVIEREEDCQLLLSLSGDKVGQGVFFVGPYPTELYFPEKGETALLLGFSSAGIPIS comes from the coding sequence ATGAGGATTGTTCTACACTTAGAACACCTGCGCCATTTTCAAAATCAAGGTAGTATATTATTCGAAGATCTGGTCTCTGCGGACGATTGTTTTGCTCTAGAAACAAAACTAAGACAATTCGTGGAATCCGTCTCCAAAAATACACTAGATGCGCGCTGGAGAGACAATATTTTCCGCACCCTTCCTGAAGTGCTAGCTTTAGTTAAAAAGCGACATTTGGATATTTTTGCTGCTAATCTTGTGCATCGACCTCGATTATTATTAGTTAGTGATTTTTGGGTTTTCCCTGAAGATAGCGTTATCGAAAGGGAAGAAGATTGTCAATTACTCCTATCTTTATCAGGAGATAAAGTTGGCCAGGGAGTCTTTTTTGTTGGACCCTATCCTACAGAGCTTTATTTTCCTGAGAAAGGAGAAACGGCTCTTTTACTTGGTTTTTCTTCTGCAGGGATTCCTATTTCCTAA
- a CDS encoding HPr family phosphocarrier protein — MDVPENSQDNDELTCVCIVKNTSGIHVRPAGAIVKLFDGEDCEASFTYAGKTVNAKSIMSILMLGAPQNGEIFVRIKGKDANRVLQKVQDAFDSGFGEL, encoded by the coding sequence ATGGACGTTCCTGAGAATTCTCAAGATAATGATGAACTGACATGCGTATGTATTGTGAAAAATACTTCTGGAATACACGTTCGCCCTGCTGGTGCCATTGTTAAGTTGTTTGATGGTGAAGATTGCGAAGCAAGCTTTACCTACGCAGGGAAAACAGTGAATGCCAAAAGTATAATGAGCATACTCATGTTGGGAGCACCACAAAATGGAGAGATTTTTGTGCGTATTAAAGGAAAAGATGCGAATCGAGTATTGCAGAAAGTGCAGGATGCTTTTGATTCAGGCTTTGGAGAGTTGTAG
- the ptsP gene encoding phosphoenolpyruvate--protein phosphotransferase has translation MNTPAPSIEQNEEWRVPGMTLVSGVAIGKAFFLGTSPLQIHELTLPQEEVEHEIHRYYKALNRSKSDIVALEQEVQGKQGQQEISSILQAHLEIIKDPILTEEVVNTIRKDRKNAEYVFSSVMGKIEESLTAVQGVPLAVDRVQDIHDISNRVIGHLCCQHKSSLGDADQNIIVFSQELTPSEVASANPSYIRGFVSLVGAPTSHTAIVSRAKNIPYLANFSDENWERIQEYSGKLVLIDGIRGEIIFNPKSKTLENCYKQKSKSYSVKSYPQASPHAIVSSHAASLEELRMLSEFFPQTSIGLFRSEFLAIAEDRLPTEEEQAVVYKSLALFPERVSVLRLFDFGDDKLCPGQDPIQERSIRYLLKNSQMLNDQLRAILTASALGPLKVLIPGTADVIEIIEVKRRLENVRRSFNKDHNIENIVWGSMIEIPSAVLMIDEILQECNFISIGTNDLMQYTLGNNRERALPYYLDNPLHPSVMRMIRHVVSNAKQHDVYTSICGEAAANLSLTPFFLGLGVEELSVAMPAIVELREKIASLNLSNCVEHTEKLLRARTCEEVQALLA, from the coding sequence ATGAACACGCCCGCGCCTTCTATAGAACAAAATGAAGAATGGCGAGTTCCCGGAATGACCTTGGTTTCTGGGGTGGCCATAGGGAAAGCTTTTTTCCTAGGAACCTCTCCTTTGCAAATTCATGAACTTACCTTACCCCAAGAGGAAGTAGAACATGAGATACATCGTTACTATAAAGCATTAAATCGTTCTAAATCGGATATTGTTGCCTTAGAACAAGAAGTTCAAGGAAAACAAGGTCAACAAGAGATATCTTCGATACTACAGGCTCATTTAGAGATAATTAAAGATCCTATTTTGACTGAAGAGGTGGTGAACACTATTAGAAAAGATCGTAAGAATGCTGAATACGTTTTCTCTTCTGTCATGGGGAAAATAGAAGAATCTTTAACAGCGGTACAAGGAGTTCCTTTAGCTGTAGATCGTGTTCAAGATATTCATGATATTTCTAATCGTGTGATTGGTCATTTATGTTGTCAGCATAAGAGTTCTTTAGGCGACGCAGATCAAAATATCATCGTTTTTTCACAAGAGCTTACTCCGTCAGAAGTTGCTAGTGCTAACCCTTCCTATATTCGAGGATTCGTTTCCTTAGTTGGTGCTCCAACGTCGCATACCGCTATCGTTTCTAGAGCAAAAAATATTCCTTATTTAGCAAATTTTTCTGATGAAAATTGGGAACGTATTCAAGAATATTCCGGTAAGCTTGTGCTCATTGATGGTATTCGTGGTGAGATTATCTTTAATCCTAAATCAAAGACACTTGAGAATTGTTATAAACAAAAAAGTAAATCTTACAGTGTAAAATCCTATCCACAAGCATCACCACATGCAATAGTATCTTCTCACGCTGCTAGTCTTGAAGAACTGCGTATGCTTTCAGAATTTTTCCCTCAAACGTCTATTGGGCTATTTCGTTCTGAATTTTTGGCGATTGCTGAAGATAGATTGCCTACGGAAGAAGAACAAGCTGTGGTGTATAAATCTTTAGCTTTATTTCCAGAGCGTGTGTCTGTTTTACGTTTGTTTGATTTTGGAGATGATAAGCTATGCCCCGGTCAAGATCCTATTCAAGAGCGTTCAATACGTTACTTATTGAAGAATTCTCAAATGCTCAATGATCAGCTTCGGGCTATTTTAACAGCTTCAGCATTAGGTCCTTTAAAGGTATTAATTCCCGGAACAGCCGATGTTATAGAAATTATTGAAGTGAAACGTCGATTAGAAAATGTACGTCGTTCATTCAATAAAGATCATAATATAGAAAATATTGTCTGGGGAAGTATGATAGAAATTCCCTCAGCTGTATTGATGATTGATGAGATTCTTCAAGAATGTAATTTTATTTCCATAGGCACCAACGATCTTATGCAATATACCTTAGGAAATAACAGAGAAAGGGCTCTGCCTTATTACCTTGATAATCCACTACATCCCTCGGTAATGCGAATGATTCGTCATGTAGTGTCTAATGCTAAGCAGCATGATGTCTACACGTCTATTTGTGGAGAGGCTGCAGCAAATCTATCTTTAACACCATTTTTCTTGGGGTTGGGAGTTGAGGAATTGTCTGTTGCTATGCCGGCTATTGTAGAGCTAAGAGAGAAAATAGCCTCTTTAAATTTGAGTAATTGTGTAGAACATACGGAAAAATTATTAAGAGCAAGGACCTGTGAAGAAGTTCAGGCCCTATTAGCTTAG